In Candidatus Binatia bacterium, the sequence GACCCGGAGGACGCCCTTCGCATGCTTGGAAGGCTCGCCGGAAGGCAACATGAGGTCCATACCGGCGTGGCCTGGGCACTCAATGCGCAGGTGCGTCATTCGGGACACTTCACGAGCAAGGTTCATTTGCGCGAGAGCAGCGATCAGGAACGAGCGGCGTATGTCGCGACAGGCGATCCAATGGACAAGGCGGGTTCCTACGCGATTCAGGGCGACGCGGGATCGCTGGTGACTCGGGTCGACGGATCGATCACAAACGTGATCGGATTGCCGCTTGCCGAAACGGAAGCCATGGCTCGGTCTCTGGGCCTCGATGCCCCGCAGGGCCCGCTGCCGGCCGATGCCGTAGAGCGTCGGTTTCGGGCCGTGAGCGGAGAGATTCAGGCAACCGCCGCCGCGCATGGTCGAGGTGTCCACGACGTCGATCTCATCACGGTGATCAAGGGCCTGCCGGTGGAACTCGCCGAGGCTGCCGTTCGGGCGGGAGCGCGCGACCTTGGCGAAAATTATGTCCAGGAGGCACAGGCAAAGCGCTCTCGGATCGGCCCCGGACCTCGCTGGCATCTGATCGGACCGCTGCAGTCCAACAAGGCGAAACTCGCAGCTGCAAATTTCGATCTCATCCACACAGTGAGCCGCGCGAAAACCGCGACGGCGCTGGCGCGACACGCCGATGGCGATTGCCGGATGCTCCTTCAAGTGAATATCAGCGATGATCCGGCCAAGGCAGGCTTGCGGATCGAGGAGGTCGAGCCACTGGCCGAGAGCCTGCGCAACGAGCCCGGAGTTATCGTGGAGGGTCTCATGACGATCGGTCGCGCGGGCACGTCCGCGCAGGCGACGCGTGCCAGCTTTGCGGCTCTTTCGGAATGCCTGAAAGATTTAAGGGCTCGAGAGCGGGTGCAAGGCAGCACTCTTTCCATGGGGATGAGTGCCGACTATGATCTGGCAATAGCGGAAGGGGCAACACTCGTTCGCCTCGGGACGGCGATCATGGGACCGCGGTCACCGCGGGAGGAGGGGTAGGGCATGGAAACGATCGGATTCATCGGAGCTGGAAACATGGCTTGCGCTCTCGGCGGCGGCATTGCGCGGGCCACCGAATCATCATCTTCCTTCGAGGTGATTGCCAGCGATCCAAGCCCTGACGCACGCAAAAGGTTTACAGAGGAAGTGGGCGGCGCCACCTGCGATAGCGTGACGGAACTGGCGCGCCGTGCGGATGTGGTGATCCTCGCCGTGAAGCCACAAATTTTACCGAATCTTCTTCCGGAGATTTCGGCAGCCAATCACCGAGATTCTCTGATCGTATCGATCGCCGCCGGTATTCCTCTGGCCTTCATGCAGGCCGGGTTGGGCGCGTCCGCAAGGATCATCCGCGCGATGCCGAACACGCCGGCCCTGATCCGGCGCGGAATGACCGTGCTGGTGCCGGGGACGGCTGCGACGCCGGAAGATCTGGCCTTGACGGGGCGTCTATTTGCGACGGCAGGCCGGGTGCTGACGCACGAGGACGAGTCCGTCCTCGATGCGGTTACTGCCGTGAGTGGCAGTGGGCCCGGCTTTTTCTTTGCGTATGCCGAAGCGATGATTGCCGCCGGGATTCGGGCGGGACTAAGCCGGGAGATGACTGAAGTTCTGGTCCAGGAAACCCTTGCGGGGTCGGCTGAGCTTTGGCGGTCTTCCGGCAAGGCGGCCGGTGCGCTGCGTGAGCAGGTCACGTCGCCGGGGGGAACGACCGAGGCGGGGCTTGCGGCGCTGAATGACGAGGGCCTGGCGGCGGCGGCCGATGCCGCCGTTGCTGCAGCGACGGCCCGTTCCCGACAGTTGTCAGGAAACTGAGTCTCTGCAAGGAGAAGTAGATATGTTTGTGATGGGGAATTTCCTTCAAGCTGTTGCTGCCGTTCTCGACGCGCTACTGAATCTCTATTGGTGGCTCATCATCGGGTCGGTCGTGGTTTCGTGGATTGGCGCCGATCCCTACAACCCGATCATTCGTTTTTTGCGTGGCGCTACCGAGCCAGTCTTCTATCAGATACGCACCCGTCTCCCGATGGTCTTCGGTGGCATGGATTTCACACCGATCGTCGTTCTGCTCGCGATCCAATTCCTTCGGATTTTCCTTGTACAAAGCCTTTATCAGGCTGCGGACGGACTGGGTGGACAAGACCGGCTTGGATTCTTACTCTAGAAACTCCGGCGCAATGGGGGTGCGTTTCAATGCCTATCTACGAGTATGAATGTTCGAAATGCGGTGTGGTCGATGCCATGCAGAAAATCACCGAGGAGCCGCTCAAGACGTGTCCGGTGCCCAAATGCCGTCGAAAAGTCCGGAAGTTGATGTCGAGCACGCAATTCCAGCTCAAAGGATCGGGTTGGTACGTAACCGATTACGGCAAGGGCGGGCAGAAACCAGCGGCAGGCGAGGGTGGCGCCTCGGATTCCTCAGCGGGCGCGAGCAAAGCGGATGGCGATGCGACGGACACCAAAAAGCCCTCCAAAAAGAAGTCCCCAGCAAAGAAGAACGCGAAGAAAAAATCAGCCGCTTGAGCTCGGCAGGCGCCGATTTTCGACGAAAAAAAAGGCCGAGACCCTTGAGGTCCCGGCCTTTTCACGTGGAAAGAAGAGACCTCAGGCAGCTTTGTCTTCTGCGAGGGCGGCGATCTTCTTCTCCAGACTGGAAACCTTCCGCTTGAGCGCATCGACTTCGCTTTTCGTGGACAGGCGCAAGCTTTTCGCGAGGTTGCTGACGGCCTTCAGGAATTCCGACTGGAGGCTCTCGACCTGCTTTTCGACAAATGGCGGAATTGTCAGGAAATCTGGCCAGACGCCGGCACGTTCTTCGATCGATTCGCGGGCATCGTCAAGGTTCTTGCGCACTAACTTCAGAGTCTTTTCGGTTTGTTCGCGGGCATCGTCCAGAGCCTTCTCCGACCGATTGCGAACCTCGCCTGCGGTGGTTCGCACCATCTCGCGAGCCTTTTCGTCGAGTTCCTTCATCTGCGCCATAGCGCCGTCCAACGGTGCCCAGGCGGTGCTGTCTTCGCTCGTCGTCTCGTCTGCATTTTCCATTAGCATGACCTCCTGACTAGTTTCATAACACGGTGCGTCATCTGCGGCAAGAGGTCGCCTTGCGGCAGGGATTCTGCCATAGAGTCGATCGGGGGGAATGTGCCAGGCGGGGGGCTAGCTCAGGGGAAAAGCCCGGGGCTTCAAGGATCGCGACAGTGACGTCCCCCGGGAAACATCATGAATCAGAAACGCGTTCTTCCTTGGCTCGGCTTTGCGCTGGTGGCCATCCTGTTTTTTTCACGGATAGCCGGGTTCTCGTTTCAGGATCCCGATGAAGGCCGATACGCGCGGGTGCCTCAAGAGATGCTGAATGCGGGCAACTGGCTGACACCCAGCCTCGCCAGCGTTCCCTATTTCGAGAAACCACCCCTCTTCTATTGGCTAGTGGCCAGCGCCTACAGCCTCTTCGGCCAGAGCGAGGGAGCCGCCCGGGCGGTTCCGGCACTAGCGGCTTTCCTCACGGTCTGGATGACATTCAGCTTCGGCCGTCACCATTTTGGCCAGCGGGCAGGGCTTCTCGCTGCCGGCATTCTCGCCACAGCACCTCTGTTTTTTATTTTTTCGCAATCGCTCGTGATCGATATGGTCCTCACGGCCTGTTTTACGGCGACGATGTTCGCCTTTTACCGGGCATGCGAGGCCGAGGCGAAAACGCGCTGGGTATTAGCCACCGTCGTCGCTGCTTCGCTAGCGATCCTCGCCAAGGGGCTGCTCGGCTTGGTGCTTCCCGGCGCGATTGCCGTGCTCACGCTGATCGTTCGGCGGGACAGCGCGACTCTTCGCGCTCTGTTGCGACCCGCCCCGATCGGACTTTTCCTCCTGATCACGATGCCCTGGTTCATCTGGATGAGCGCCACCCACCCAGAGTTTTTGCAATATTTTTTGATCGAGAACCATTTCGGACGCTTCCTCGATGCAGAGGGCTATGGAATCGCTCATCCCGAGGGACCCTGGTTCTACTTGCCGGTCATGCTCCTTACCCCTCTGCCGTGGTCCTTGGCGCCATTCCTTCTCGCGGGGCAAACAGCCACGCGCAGGGCGTTCGGTCTCGTCCGTAAGGATCTACTGGTGTTCTTCCTCCTTTGGGCGCTTGTCGTGATTTTGTTCTTTTCCGCGTCCAGTTCGAAACTTCCTCCCTATGTTTTGCCAGCGTTTCCCCCGCTCGCGTTGCTTCTTGGTGCATGGCTTGATCTGGCAATGGACGAAGAGCTCGAGGAGCCCTTGCTGCTCCGGGTGATCTGGCCCGCCCTGATCAGTTTGGGCATTTTGTTTCTGATGGCATCGCTCGGGGCGCTCCTGTTCGGGGGATTTCTGGCGACATCTTTTCCGGGGAACGGCAGCGAGATTTTGGCGATTCGCAACGCGGTGTTTTTCGCTGGAATTGCGCTGGTGCTTGGCGGCGCTCTTTGGGCCCGGCAGCGTCGCTCCCGGCTTCCCGTCGATCTGATTCTGCTGATGATTTTGACGATAGGGGCGACCGAACTCGGCGCCGTGGGCGCCCGGAGTGTCGCCAAATCCGGACGCGCGGCGGCACAGATTCTGAACGATCAGGCTGAACCTGAGGATTTGATCGTGATGTACCGGCAACTCAGCCAATCGCTGCTGTTTTACGCCGACCGCCGCCCCATCCACCTCGATGACTTCGTCGAATTGACGGAATTGGTCGCCTTGATGCCCGCCGCCGATCGCGAGCCATGGTTCTGGAAAGGAAATGAGCAGCTTCTGGAGGCATGGAACTCCCCGAGGCGGGTATTTGTCTACATCAACGAGCGAAACCTGGCGAAACTGGAGCCGGAATTCGAGCGTCCCTATCGGGTGCTGGTTCGAAACCGAAAACGTCTGCTCGTGGACAATCAGGGAGGCGCGGACGACAATCGGGCCTCCGCAGGCTCAAAAGTGGGCGAAGTAGAGAAAATCGCAACGGATTCGGCTCGCAATCTGGCGGGGTCCTCCCCCGATCGCTAGAGTTATCTGTAGAAAGACAAGTCTATATGGCAACGGAAATTCAAGAATTCTTGAACCCGGACGGACGTCCGGGCGGTTCGGACACACGCGACTCCTTTTTCACCTCGAAATATGAGGATGCTCTCGCTTGGGCACGGAAATACGCGATGTTTCAATATCCCTTTGTGACCGCGTGCTGCGGGATGGAGTACATGTCCGTTACGGGGCCTCGGTATGATGCCGACCGTTTCGGATTGACTCTGCCTCGTTTCACGCCGCGACAATCCGACCTGCTGCTGGTCGTCGGGACCATCACCCAAAGGCAGGCTCCGATTTTGCGGCGAGTTTGGGAACAGATGGCCGATCCCAAATGGGTCATGTCGTTTGGGAACTGCACCAATTCCGGTGGGCCCTACAATAATTATGCGGTCTTGCAGGGCATCGATCAGATCCTGCCGGTCGATATTTACATCCCCGGCTGCCCCCCGCGTCCGGAGGCCGTCATTGACGGCTTGCTGAAACTGCAGGAACGAATCGAGCGGGAGCATACCGGTCGGCCCGTAGAAAATATTCACGGGGGCATCAAGGCATTGGACTATCAAGCTGGAGAGCCCGCCAAGGTTGTCCCGGGCAGGGTTCCAAATCATCATGAGTGAAGAAAAGCCCGCAACCGAAGAGGCGACGGTACGTCTGACGATCGACGGCCTCGAAATCGAGGCACAGCCGGGACAGATGTTGCTCCAGGCCGCCCTCGACAATGGCGTCGAGATTCCCCACTACTGCTACCATCCGAAGTTGTCGATCGATGGCTCCTGCCGCATGTGTCAGGTCAAGGTCGAGGGTGGCCGCAAATTGGCGATCTCCTGCAACGAGCCGGTCCGCGATGGAATGGTCGTGGACACCAAATGCGACGAAGTGAAACACGCCCGTCAGGGAGTGATGGAACTGCTGCTGGTCAACCACCCGCTGGACTGTCCGATTTGTGACCAGGCCGGCGAGTGCTTTCTCCAGGATTATTCGCACGGCTACGGTCGCGACCACGCTCGGACAACGGCGCCGCGGCGCAAGGGGGTCAAGCGGGCTCCGATCGGCGAGCATGTGGTTTTCGATCAGGAGCGGTGCATTCTTTGTCGCCGTTGTGTGCGATTCACCCAGGAAATTACCGAAACCGACGAGCTCAGGGTTTTCGGGATTGGCGATCACTCCCACATTGGCACGATGCCCGACGCACCTCTGAACAATGATTATTCGGTCAATGTGGCCGATATCTGTCCCGTGGGCGCTCTTCTCTCGAGTGATTTCCACCATAAGAGGCGTGTGTGGTTTCTGGAGGACACCCCCAGTGTCTGTCCTTCCTGCTCGAAGGGCTGCAACGTCAATGTGGGCGTCTTCAAAAATGAAATCCAGCGGATGGTGCCACGTCGCAACGATGACGTGAATGATACCTGGATGTGTGATCACGGACGACTCCGATACGCCTTCACGAGCGATGAGACGAGAGTCCGGCAAGCCTTGGTCCGCAATGACGCTGGCGACTTCACGGAGACGCCGTTTCGCATCGCTCTCGAGGCAGCAGCCGATTTAATCCGGCCGAGCCTCGAAAATCCGGAAGCTTTCGCAGTAATCGCATCACCTCATCTGACGAATGAGGAAAGTTTTCTTCTCGCGGACCTGTGTAACCACAAGATCCCGGCGGGACACGTTACATTGCCCGTCATCCGGGGAGACGCAGACGGCTTTCTGATTCAGGAAGAGAAAGCAGCCAACGCCACGGGAACGCGCGCGATGGGAATCGAGGAACGCGGCGATGGTCTGCGTGGTCTGGCAGAAGCAATTCGCGTCGGCACGGTAAAGAGCCTCCTGGTGATGGGGGGCGACGCCCTTTCGGTTCCCGAAGGTGAGGGCCTTCTCGATGTACTCGGCGATCTCGAGTCGCTGATCTTGATCACCCCGAATCAAACCCCCATCAGTGAACATGCGAGCGTCCTGATTCCCGGTGCCACATTTGCAGAAAAAGACGGATCATTCACAAACGGGGAGGGGCGTGTGCAATGGATCTCGCGAGCCCTGAACCTCCCCGAGGGCGTGGAAACCGAAGGCGAGACGTTATCTCGAATCAAGGCATTTCTGGATAATGCGAAGCCTGAACCTTTCGACGCCATCACAACTCTGGGGAAGGTCGCGGAGTCCGTTCCCGAATACGCTCATATCAGCCGGGCCGAGCTTGGTGCTGACGGACTCCTGTCCGGAATTCAGGAAGCACCCGAACCGGAACCCGAACCCACCGAAGTCACAGCGTCGGGAGAAGCCTGATGGCCACCAAGGTAGTCACGATCGATCGCGACCAATATAGCAAGGCCGCCGGCCCGTTCGGCATCAAGGCCTTCATTTCCGGCTTTCGGGTAACGACGAGCCATTTTCTCGGAAACCTGATCGGTTGGATCCGTGGAAAGCCCACGGTGGCGACGGTCATGTTCCCCGAGGAGCACCTCGCCAAGCCTCCCGCTTTCCGGGGAATGCCGGTCCTCGTCGAAATGGAAAACGGCAAGGAGCGCTGCGTTGCCTGCGGCCTTTGTGAATGGGCTTGTCCGGTAAACTGCATCCATATCGAGCCTGGTGAAACGACCGACGAGGTCGAGCGATATCCGCAAGTCTTCGATATCGATATGAGCCGATGCATGTACTGTGGTCTGTGCGAAGAAGCCTGTCCGGAAGAAGCAATCGTCATGAGTGATCGTGTCGAAATCAGTGCATTTACGCGGGCCGGCACCCTTTGGAACAAGAGTGACCTCCTCACCCCGGTGGCACAGGTGGCCCGACGGCTGGAACACATCCGTCGGGACTACGATCGGAGATAAACGTGGCGGATCAGGAAGAGACCGAAACGAAAACGGAAGATTCGGAGACCGCCCAGCCCGAGAAACTGGAACCTCTTGCTCCCGTATTGGAGAGGCTGCGCGAACGGCTCGGCGATCACCTTATAGCGACTTCCGACTACCGCGGTGATCTTTGTGCCACGATTGCACGCGAAGCCACGATCGAGACTTTTCAATGGCTTCGCGACGAGGAACATTTTGATATGCTCGCGGATCTCACGGCGGTAGATTATCTCGGTCGCGAGCCGAGGTTCGAGATGGTCTACCACCTCGTTTCCGTCGAGACCTCAAATCGACTCCGCATCAAGATTCCGGTCGCGCAGGCGGATGCCAAGGTGCCTACGCTCTGCGAACTGTGGCAGGGTGCGAACTGGCTCGAGCGCGAGGCCTACGACATGTACGGGATCGAGTTCACGGGCCATCCCGACATGACCCGAATCTACCTTTATGAAGAATTCGAGGGTCACCCCCTCCGCAAGGACTATCCCAAGGAGAAGCGGCAACCGCTGATCGGACCGGGTGCGATCGTGCGTACAGGCGAGGGGAGCTGAGATGGCAGATTCGGCAGCAGTTGTGCAGGAAGACACGATCGACCTTCCCTTCAAGACCCTCGAGATGAAGGTGGGGCCGTCCCATCCGGCGACGCACGGAACCGTTCGGATCCAGTTGGAATTGGATGGAGAGACTGTCCACGCATGCCGGGTGGAGGTCGGTTATCTTCACCGCGGATTCGAAAAGGAATGCGAGAGCGGACTCTACTATCAGGCATTTCCTTATACGGACCGCCTGAACTACGTGTCTCCGATGATCAACAATGTGGGCTACGCGCTCGCCTGCGAGAAGCTCTTCGGGATCGAAAGCCCCGAGCGATGCCAGTATCTTCGAGTAATTGCGAGTGAGGCCTCACGAATTGCTGACCATCTGACCTGTCTCGGAGCATGCTCGCTCGAACTGGGGGCATTCTCGGCATTTCTCTATGCGGTGGAAGCCAGGGAAAGCGTCTGGGACCTTCTCGATTCGATGTGCGGCGCACGAGTGACACCGAACTACGTAAGAATTGGCGGCGTCTCGCATGATATCGGTGCCGAATTCCCGGGATTGGTTGAGGAGAAACTCGCGGAGCTCGAACGGCTCCAAAAGGATTTTGAGGATTTACTGCTGGCCAACCCGATCTTTCGCGAACGGATGGAAAATACCGGCGTCCTCTCTCGCGACGATTTGATCTCATTCGGCTGCACCGGCCCGCTCCTGCGGGCCAGCGGCACAGCCTATGATATCCGACGGGTGGAGCCATACCTCGTCTACGACCGGCTCGACTTCGATATCCCGGTTGGCTCGGCAAGTGATAATTTCGATCGCTTCCTCATTCGGCTCGAGGAGATCCGTCAGAGCAGTCGCATGATTCGGCAGTGCATCGAGCAGATGAAGCCTGGGCCCGTTGATATCGACAATCCGCAGATCCGACTGCCGGGGAAGAGCAAGGTCTTTGGTCGGATGGAAGAACTGATCGGCCAGTTCAAGGTCGTGACCGAGGGACCGAAACCCCCTCCGGGAGAGGTCTATCAAGCCGTGGAGGGTGGCAACGGTGAGCTGGGATTCTATCTGGTCAGCGACGGCACCGGCAAGCCTCTGAAGTGCCGACCGCGCTCTCCGAGCTTTGCCAACACATCGGCAATGGAAAAAATGGTGGTCGGATCGATGTTTGCGGACATCGTCCCGACCTTCGATATGATCAATATGATCGGCGGCGAATGTGATCGTTAAGGAAAAATCCAATGGCACTTTCTGAGGAGCTGAAGTCACGTATTCGGGCAGAACTCCCGAAGTACCCTGAAAAGCGCGCCGTCTTGCTGACGGCCTTGCACTTTGTGCAGGAAGAATGCGGGGGATGGATCGAGCCCGAAGTGATTCCTGAAGTGGCGGAGATCCTCGAGATACCGCCGATCGACGTCAAGGAGGTCGCGAGTTTTTACGCGATGTTCAACGAAAGCGCGATCGGAAAGCGCCACGTTCGCGTCTGCACCGGATTGTCCTGCTGCCTGCGGGGGGCTCGGTCGCTGCAGGACGCGTTTGAGGAAGAACTGAATATTCGCCCCGGCGAAGTCTCCGAGGACGGATGCTTCTCGATTGGTTCGGTCGAATGTCTGGGTTCCTGCGGCTCGGCGCCGGTGTTGCAAATCAACACGCGGACGTACCTGGAGAACCTTTCTCCTGCCGATGCGCCAGCGATCCTGGAAAATCTGCGCCGCGAGATTACCGAAGACGAAGCCGAGACGGCCTGAGGATACGATGGAACAGCCACAATTGCTCCTGCCCGAGGGCGACGCAAATTTCTCCTCAATCGAGGACTACAAGGCGCAGCGCGGTTATGAAGCCGCCGAGGCGAATGTCGGAAAGACCAACCCGGAAGAAATTGTCTCTATCGTGAAGGAATCCGGTCTCAGAGGTCGAGGCGGTGCGGGCTTCGGCGCAGGGATGAAGTGGTCGTTTCTTCCCAAGGACGGCCGACGGCCACGTTATATCGCTTGCAACGGCGATGAGAGCGAACCCGGCACCTTCAAGGACCGGCAGATCCTCGAACGCAATCCGCATAAATTGATCGAGGGCCTTCTGATTGCCGGCTGGGCCAATACGATCGACGCGGCCTACGTCTATCTCCGCGGGGAGTATCGTGGTCCCTACGAGAATCTTTGCAGGGCGATCGATGAAGCCTATGAAGCTGGTTATCTCGGCAAGAATATCCTCGGCAGTGGGATGGATTTCGATATCTACGTCCATCGTGGGGCCGGCGCCTACATTTGCGGCGAAGAGACCGGGCTCATGGAATCTCTCGAGGGTCGCAAAGGCCAACCTCGCAAAAGACCGCCTTTCCCTGCGGTCTCTGGACTTTGGAAACAACCGACCCTGATCAACAACGTCGAGACCCTGGCCCATGTGCCTGCGATCGTGCTCGACGGAGCCAAACATTTCCTGTCCTACGGAACCGAGAAGAGCTCCGGTACCACAATCTTCGGGATCAGTGGTGATGTGCAACGTCCGGGTGCCTACGAACTTCCGTTCGGCATGCCTCTCGACGAGATGATCGAAACCGTCGCTGGCGGCGTCGCGCCGGGAAGAAAAATCAAGGCGGTGATTCCCGGGGGAACCTCGATGCCGGTGCTCACGGCGGATCAGATCAAGGGCCTCCCCATGGACCACGATTCCGTTCAGAAGGCTGGATCCCTGCTGGGGACTGGCGCTGTCATCGTGATGGACGATCGGCAGTGCATGGTTCGAGCCGCTTTGGTGATCGCACGTTTTTTCCGCCATGAATCCTGTGGGCAATGCACGCAATGCCGCGAAGGGACTGGCTGGATCTACAAATTATTCGCCAAGATAGAGAGCGGACAAGCCTCCATGGAGGACATCGATACCATCGATGAGGTCGCGAATTATATGGAGGGTCACACAATCTGCGGCCTCGCCGATGCCGCTTCCTGGGGGGCGGGTTGGTTTGTGCGGCGCTTCCGGGACGAGTTTGAAGCCCATGTCGAGCTGAAAGGCTGCCCGCTCGCCGAAACGTCGTTCGAGGTCTGAATCCGATGAGTCCAGAGACCGAAAAAGAAACTTCCTTGCGGCGTAATCAGGTCGTTCGCCTTTGGGGCACACCGGATCGCACCGAGGGCAGCCTCAATGACCCCCGGATTCGCCATGAAGGCGGCGTTCATTTTAACGAAAAATGGGTCTATGCGTGGCCCAAGGGCGAAGCGAGCCGCCCTCGAGAGCGAATCATATACTGGCAGCGCTATGACTTCGTCGGCGCGTGTCGTATCGAACAGGATGGCCACCGGATCGCCGAGGGACCGGAAGTTCTCGGCCAGCGATAGCACTCGGCATGGCAAGCATCGACGCAGACGCGCCGTGGCTTGCTGGTTTCTGAAGTCCGGGCTTGCTCTATGCATGGCCCCTGCGTACTCTCGTCTCAACCGGAGGACGACAGGATGAAGACTTTGCATACCTTACCGGCCCAGGCTCGCTGGTATTTGATTGGCCTTGCCCTATGCGGGGCTGTTGGTTGCGGCTCGGAGAAAAAGCCACAGCCTGTGCCAGATGGCGCTCAGGTACTCCTGACTGACGGTGATCGGCTCCTGCCCAATTTTGAAATCCTCAGCATCGAGTCGGCGAATATGGCCGCTGACCGCTCAATTTCGTTTATCGCATCACGAACTGGCACGGACACTCTCAATGGAGTCTTCTTCCGGACGCCCACCGGTCAAATCCGCTCCATCTTGGCACCGGGGTCTGCCCTCGCGGGAGATCTGCCGCTGACAAGAATCCGAAAACTGAACATGGCCCAATCAGGCCAGTTCGCCTTCAGTGTGGGCGACCAACTGGATGATAACACGATCTTCTACTCGGATGGCACCCGAACGAGCTTGATTGCGACAACGGAATCAGAGGAACCTCTCCCTGATTTCCGTATCGTTGGAGAGCTTCGTGTGGAGGAGGGCGGCGTCCTCGCCTTCAGCGACGGTTCCAATCCGTGCTCGGTCGACACATCCGGAGCTGTACAACGAACGCGCTGCCGCCTGCGACTGCAATACGGCCCTCCAGGAGATGTCACTGAGGTCGCTGTGCCCAATGATCTCGACGGACAGAACCCCACCGCGATCATTCTTCAGCTCAACGAAAGGAATCAGGCCGCTGTTGGTCTACCGGCTCGCGGGGAGGAGCCCTACGTAGGAATTCTCGATCAGGGCATCTTTACCGGCATTCTGTTCCGCCGTGAGACGCTTCCCGAATACGGAGTTCTCACAAACGCAAAACCTCGAGCGATGGGTAAGGACGGAACGATCGCGATTGATGGAGATTTTGATACCGATGGCGACTCGGACCGCGATGTGGAAAGGGTTCTTCGCTACCGTAGCGGTGGGTTGGACCTTGCTGCATCAACGGGAGACGAAGTGCCCTTCGGCCAGAAGGAAATTATTGACCTGAATGCTGTCGCAGTCGATGACATCGGTCGGATGTACTATATCGCGGAGTTTCTCGGCGGCGGGGAAGAACGAGACCTGCTCCGTGTCTGGGACGGCACCACAAACACCGATATAATTTGGCAACGCAAGCGATATGGCGGCGAAGCCGAGATGGGCCAGGAACTGGAAATCACCGAGATCTTTCAGACTCGCGTCTACGGCGACGGGACCGTGCTCATGGTTGTCAGCCTCGGGTTTTACGAGGAAGGAACGCGCCGGATCACCTCCCGCCAATTATTGCGCTGGAAGGATGGCAAACTCGACACTCTCCTCGAGTCAAAGGCAACGATCGGAGATGGCACGCTGGTCGGATTCCAGATTGCCGATTTGAACTCGTCAGGTGACCTCCTGCTCATCGCGGAGATCAACGTCCGCGCGAACCGTGCGCTCCTTTTGCTGCCCCGCGAGGATGTGTTGCTGCCCTAGATAGCGACTTGCACCTTGATCGACCCCGAGTCCTTGTCGAGTGCGGTGGAGAAAGCTTCATCCACCTGCTCGAGGGGATAGCTATGGGTCAGCAAGCGTGCCGCTATCGCATCCCCATCATCCTTCAGGATTTGATGGGCCGTCTCGAAATCAG encodes:
- a CDS encoding NADH-quinone oxidoreductase subunit C, translated to MADQEETETKTEDSETAQPEKLEPLAPVLERLRERLGDHLIATSDYRGDLCATIAREATIETFQWLRDEEHFDMLADLTAVDYLGREPRFEMVYHLVSVETSNRLRIKIPVAQADAKVPTLCELWQGANWLEREAYDMYGIEFTGHPDMTRIYLYEEFEGHPLRKDYPKEKRQPLIGPGAIVRTGEGS
- a CDS encoding NADH-quinone oxidoreductase subunit I; this translates as MATKVVTIDRDQYSKAAGPFGIKAFISGFRVTTSHFLGNLIGWIRGKPTVATVMFPEEHLAKPPAFRGMPVLVEMENGKERCVACGLCEWACPVNCIHIEPGETTDEVERYPQVFDIDMSRCMYCGLCEEACPEEAIVMSDRVEISAFTRAGTLWNKSDLLTPVAQVARRLEHIRRDYDRR
- a CDS encoding NAD(P)H-dependent oxidoreductase subunit E; the protein is MALSEELKSRIRAELPKYPEKRAVLLTALHFVQEECGGWIEPEVIPEVAEILEIPPIDVKEVASFYAMFNESAIGKRHVRVCTGLSCCLRGARSLQDAFEEELNIRPGEVSEDGCFSIGSVECLGSCGSAPVLQINTRTYLENLSPADAPAILENLRREITEDEAETA
- the nuoF gene encoding NADH-quinone oxidoreductase subunit NuoF, whose product is MEQPQLLLPEGDANFSSIEDYKAQRGYEAAEANVGKTNPEEIVSIVKESGLRGRGGAGFGAGMKWSFLPKDGRRPRYIACNGDESEPGTFKDRQILERNPHKLIEGLLIAGWANTIDAAYVYLRGEYRGPYENLCRAIDEAYEAGYLGKNILGSGMDFDIYVHRGAGAYICGEETGLMESLEGRKGQPRKRPPFPAVSGLWKQPTLINNVETLAHVPAIVLDGAKHFLSYGTEKSSGTTIFGISGDVQRPGAYELPFGMPLDEMIETVAGGVAPGRKIKAVIPGGTSMPVLTADQIKGLPMDHDSVQKAGSLLGTGAVIVMDDRQCMVRAALVIARFFRHESCGQCTQCREGTGWIYKLFAKIESGQASMEDIDTIDEVANYMEGHTICGLADAASWGAGWFVRRFRDEFEAHVELKGCPLAETSFEV
- a CDS encoding NADH-quinone oxidoreductase subunit D, giving the protein MADSAAVVQEDTIDLPFKTLEMKVGPSHPATHGTVRIQLELDGETVHACRVEVGYLHRGFEKECESGLYYQAFPYTDRLNYVSPMINNVGYALACEKLFGIESPERCQYLRVIASEASRIADHLTCLGACSLELGAFSAFLYAVEARESVWDLLDSMCGARVTPNYVRIGGVSHDIGAEFPGLVEEKLAELERLQKDFEDLLLANPIFRERMENTGVLSRDDLISFGCTGPLLRASGTAYDIRRVEPYLVYDRLDFDIPVGSASDNFDRFLIRLEEIRQSSRMIRQCIEQMKPGPVDIDNPQIRLPGKSKVFGRMEELIGQFKVVTEGPKPPPGEVYQAVEGGNGELGFYLVSDGTGKPLKCRPRSPSFANTSAMEKMVVGSMFADIVPTFDMINMIGGECDR